In Nicotiana tabacum cultivar K326 chromosome 11, ASM71507v2, whole genome shotgun sequence, a single window of DNA contains:
- the LOC107783056 gene encoding uncharacterized protein LOC107783056, translating to MARLPPGFRFHPTDVELIMYYLKRKIMGKQLHFEAITELNIYKFSPWDLPDKCCYKSKDLEWYFFCPRERKYASGARMNRATETGYWKTTGKDRSITYDEKIVGSVKTLVFHQGHPPRGQRTDWVIHEYKFEDKGLADAGFAQDSYVLCKVFQKSGPGPKNGAQYGAPFKEADWEDDEIPAEPCTSDVLCAPPQRPDNKNYSIETSMINPGSTSGWPSSQRSLSLSFIQRMPLDEPNIEVPGEPRPSNVSPINWMPSDKLGDVGVTGESSPSNIFSALPVLPEKQSLIDTSMINSGPGPSNTRLCTNKMPLDEQDDEIIGLLAHFTEDTTLLSAGNENNQNLENFNPDMNALPDPFTDGNDIFDGLGHIENWEGLGQSRSDLSASWRASYSLNPMILPKDAAYMELNDLEIPLDHSAGTIETGRLAPSNLSAPYKSNIDVQQFCFGNNSLGINQDFCENQLPMLPESYTQQVNYSDMVYNYYQNNVSQGYNAATNFSVSSYKQPKENSRLAAQNMERGVQQRKFYLSIFALCGGSLILVKAEVILGIDGCTNDALSVILGDVFYSSIFALCGGSFIFVKAEVTLEIDGCTDEALSVILGGPSCVFTCQSNVVKADISIQVLEPLRFGFSLALCFSHLKKLWYNLFWEFYEFIFLKILLNQLQVIIQVVVVSSSFPS from the exons ATGGCGAGGCTTCCGCCTGGGTTTCGCTTTCACCCAACTGATGTTGAGCTGATTATGTACTATCTCAAGCGGAAGATCATGGGGAAACAACTTCATTTTGAAGCCATAACGGAACTCAACATCTACAAGTTCTCCCCGTGGGACCTTCCAG ACAAATGTTGCTATAAAAGTAAAGATCTAGAATGGTATTTCTTTTGCCCAAGGGAGAGAAAGTATGCAAGTGGAGCCAGAATGAATCGTGCTACTGAAACTGGCTACTGGAAAACTACTGGGAAAGATAGATCCATTACTTATGACGAAAAGATTGTTGGATCAGTTAAAACTCTTGTGTTCCACCAAGGCCATCCCCCACGAGGGCAGAGAACTGATTGGGTTATTCACGAATACAAGTTTGAAGATAAAGGATTGGCTGATGCAGGATTTGCTCAG GATTCATATGTGCTATGTAAAGTATTCCAGAAGAGTGGGCCAGGTCCAAAAAATGGTGCACAGTATGGAGCACCTTTTAAGGAGGCAGATTGGGAAGACGATGAAATTCCTGCTGAACCTTGTACATCAGATGTTTTATGTGCTCCACCTCAAAGGCCTGACAATAAGAACTACTCAATTGAGACCAGCATGATTAACCCAGGAAGCACATCTGGCTGGCCTTCAAGTCAACGGAGTCTGAGTCTATCTTTTATTCAGAGAATGCCTTTGGATGAGCCAAATATTGAGGTGCCAGGTGAACCACGTCCATCCAATGTATCTCCTATCAATTGGATGCCTTCCGATAAGCTAGGCGATGTGGGGGTGACTGGTGAATCGAGCCCATCCAATATTTTTTCTGCTCTGCCTGTGCTACCTGAAAAACAGAGTTTAATTGATACCAGCATGATTAACAGTGGTCCAGGTCCATCTAATACCCGGCTTTGTACTAATAAGATGCCTCTGGATGAGCAAGATGATGAGATCATTGGTCTATTAGCCCATTTCACAGAAGATACTACTTTGCTATCTGCTGGCAATGAGAATAATCAG AATCTAGAGAATTTTAACCCAGATATGAATGCTCTACCTGATCCATTTACTGATGGGAATGATATTTTCGACGGCCTTGGTCACATCGAGAACTGGGAAGGACTGGGTCAATCGAGATCTGATCTCTCTGCAAGCTGGCGAGCCAGTTATAGTCTTAACCCCATGATTCTGCCAAAAGATGCTGCCTATATGGAGCTCAATGATCTTGAAATCCCTTTGGATCACTCTGCTGGAACCATCGAAACTGGACGATTAGCGCCGAGCAACTTATCTGCGCCATATAAATCTAACATTGATGTGCAGCAGTTCTGTTTTGGAAACAATTCCTTGGGCATAAATCAAGACTTCTGCGAAAATCAGCTCCCGATGCTCCCTGAAAGTTACACTCAACAAGTGAATTATTCTGACATG GTTTATAATTATTATCAGAATAACGTAAGTCAGGGTTATAATGCTGCGACCAACTTCAGTGTTAGCTCTTACAAGCAACCAAAGGAGAATAGTAGACTCGCTGCTCAAAACATGGAAAGAG GGGTGCAGCAAAGAAAGTTTTATTTGAGCATATTTGCTCTTTGTGGTGGCTCCTTGATACTTGTCAAGGCTGAGGTGATTCTTGGGATTGATGGATGCACTAACGACGCCTTGTCAGTTATACTGGGAGATGTGTTTTATTCGAGCATATTTGCTCTTTGTGGTGGCTCCTTCATATTTGTCAAGGCTGAGGTGACTCTTGAGATTGATGGATGCACTGACGAAGCCTTGTCAGTTATACTGGGAGGTCCTTCTTGTGTTTTTACCTGTCAGTCAAATGTTGTCAAGGCAGATATTTCTATACAAGTGCTTGAGCCCTTGCGTTTTGGGTTTAGTCTGGCTCTTTGCTTTTCTCATTTGAAGAAGTTATGGTACAATTTATTTTGGGAGTTTTATGAATTTATCTTCTTAAAGATATTGCTAAATCAACTTCAAGTTATAATTCAAGTGGTTGTTGTTTCATCTTCATTCCCATCTTAG
- the LOC142165783 gene encoding uncharacterized protein LOC142165783, whose translation MASRMHRDKGFQIKTYNPEHSCKNWYHHNKTITSSFIARRYLDTISSNRDLKVSKFRDTISRQLKAHISLPQARRAKRKAIALLDGDIKDQFAMLWDYINELERTNPGLLEAFNDGLSFEVGFSGFSLRNALWAAAKSTTENMILEAQDKPIITLLEKLRYILMARIQANRDKGEKWNLGDVWRRIKDILHKNEAAAAAFIPQKSNKWNYKILGKSMDDNWAVDLHNKTCSCRKWKITRYPCKHAISAIWAKNDEVINYVDDRYMVETYRRIYEYAILSINRSQLWPKSCKIPPLPPKNVKQKRGRKQKSRKKEFGEARASRTRMKRKQTTIECSICHKPDHNKRTCKFSYVETETDLNEPVFWQSTTSSYLEKLAVRRGELSEVRKGEVEHGSSHYY comes from the exons ATGGCATCAAGAATGCACAGGGATAAGGGATTTCAAATAAAAACTTACAACCCTGAGCATAGTTGTAAAAATTGGTATCATCATAATAAGACGATCACATCTTCTTTTATTGCAAGGAGATATCTGGATACTATCAGTTCAAACAGGGATCTGAAAGTTTCTAAATTCAGAGATACAATTAGTCGGCAACTTAAAGCTCATATTAGTTTACCTCAAGCTAGAAGGGCTAAAAGAAAGGCCATCGCATTGCTTGATGGTGATATTAAAGATCAATTTGCTATGTTGTGGGACTACATCAATGAGCTTGAAAGGACAAATCCAG GTCTTCTTGAAGCATTTAACGATGGGTTGTCATTC GAGGTTGGCTTTAGTGGTTTCTCCTTAAGGAATGCACTTTGGGCTGCTGCAAAGTCTACGACGGAGAA CATGATACTTGAGGCCCAAGACAAGCCCATTATAACATTGTTAGAGAAATTAAGATACATATTGATGGCTCGGATACAAGCTAACAGGGATAAAGGAGAAAAATGGAATTTGGGTGATGTTTGGCGTAGAATCAAGGATATTTTACACAAAAATGAGGCGGCAGCAGCTGCGTTTATTCCTCAAAAATCAAATAAGTGGAATTATAAAATCCTTGGAAAGAGCATGGATGATAATTGGGCAGTGGACCTACATAACAAAACATGTAGTTGTAGGAAGTGGAAGATAACCAGATATCCTTGCAAACATGCCATTTCGgcaatttgggctaaaaatgaTGAGGTAATTAACTATGTCGATGACCGCTACATGGTGGAAACATATAGGAGAATTTATGAATATGCTATTCTTTCAATTAATAGATCACAATTGTGGCCTAAATCTTGTAAGATTCCTCCTTTGCCTCCAAAGAATGTGAAacaaaagagaggaagaaagcaaaaatcgaggaaaaaagaATTTGGTGAAGCTAGAGCGAGCAGAACAAGGATGAAAAGGAAGCAAACAACTATTGAATGTAGCATTTGTCATAAGCCTGATCACAATAAAAGAACTTGCAAGTTTAGCTATGTGGAGACAGAAACTGACCTAAATGAACCAGTCTTTTGGCAATCAACTACATCATCATATCTTGAAAAATTGGCG GTTAGAAGAGGTGAATTAAGTGAG GTTAGAAAAGGAGAAGTAGAACATGGTAGTTCTCACTACTATTGA